A genomic window from Lycium barbarum isolate Lr01 chromosome 4, ASM1917538v2, whole genome shotgun sequence includes:
- the LOC132634772 gene encoding mitochondrial pyruvate carrier 1 isoform X1: MAAFKAFLNSPVGPKTTHFWGPVANWGFVIAGLVDTQKPPEMISGNMTSAMCVYSALFMRFAWMVQPRNYLLLACHASNESVQLYQLSRWAKSQGYLQQNAAKAE, encoded by the exons aTGGCCGCATTCAAAGCATTTTTGAACAGCCCTGTTGGCCCTAAAACAACTCATTTTTGGGGTCCTGTAGCCAACTGGGGATTCGTCATTGCT GGACTGGTCGACACGCAGAAACCACCAGAGATGATATCAGGCAACATGACATCAG CAATGTGTGTGTATTCTGCATTGTTCATGAGATTTGCATGGATGGTACAGCCTCGGAATTATCTTCTTCTGGCATGCCATGCCTCTAATGAGTCGGTGCAACTCTATCAACTATCACGTTGGGCAAAAAGTCAAGG ATATTTGCAGCAGAATGCAGCCAAAGCAGAGTGA
- the LOC132634772 gene encoding mitochondrial pyruvate carrier 1 isoform X2, with product MAAFKAFLNSPVGPKTTHFWGPVANWGFVIAGLVDTQKPPEMISGNMTSAMCVYSALFMRFAWMVQPRNYLLLACHASNESVQLYQLSRWAKSQG from the exons aTGGCCGCATTCAAAGCATTTTTGAACAGCCCTGTTGGCCCTAAAACAACTCATTTTTGGGGTCCTGTAGCCAACTGGGGATTCGTCATTGCT GGACTGGTCGACACGCAGAAACCACCAGAGATGATATCAGGCAACATGACATCAG CAATGTGTGTGTATTCTGCATTGTTCATGAGATTTGCATGGATGGTACAGCCTCGGAATTATCTTCTTCTGGCATGCCATGCCTCTAATGAGTCGGTGCAACTCTATCAACTATCACGTTGGGCAAAAAGTCAAGGGTAA
- the LOC132638045 gene encoding F-box/kelch-repeat protein At3g18720-like, translating into MVHVQMNSNRFQILVLVKTGQYCCQHKSPRSKKNLKQGLFFFSLAMAKWAELANDLIAQIANRVKLIEDFIAFGAICTSCRAAATKENFDVFSPQVPLLMLADKDDDYREFYSLSKKKVSRIFLPEARGRECLPSEGWLCTVENNTGEINLLHPFSRTQIQLPPEKDIWALQDYEPDGVPCHFMDKVVLSASPSVTSDYVLVVSYYAGNDCLAFWRPGDLNWTKIDIEPNSAVTTMNYYKGQFYYLTWCGEVWVFEVAGPRLVIELEDDIWRQDSVQFYLVHYYLLSGLPIMSFQMVQMVATRRLNLKSMN; encoded by the coding sequence ATGGTTCATGTCCAAATGAACTCCAACCGATTCCAAATCCTAGTTCTAGTCAAAACTGGACAATACTGTTGCCAACATAAAAGTCCTCGAAGCAAAAAAAACCTTAAACAaggcttgttttttttttcccttgcAATGGCGAAGTGGGCAGAACTGGCCAATGATCTGATTGCTCAGATTGCAAATCGGGTTAAACTGATTGAAGATTTCATTGCTTTTGGTGCTATTTGTACCTCTTGTCGAGCTGCTGCTACAAAGGAAAATTTTGATGTGTTTTCGCCTCAAGTTCCGTTGTTAATGTTGGCTGACAAAGATGATGATTATCGAGAATTTTACTCTCTTTCCAAGAAGAAAGTTTCACGCATATTTCTCCCAGAAGCTAGAGGACGAGAGTGTTTACCGTCAGAGGGATGGCTCTGTACCGTGGAAAATAATACCGGAGAGATTAACTTGTTGCATCCTTTCTCGCGTACCCAAATTCAACTTCCTCCAGAAAAAGACATATGGGCTTTACAGGATTATGAACCTGATGGAGTGCCGTGTCACTTTATGGACAAAGTTGTTTTATCTGCCAGTCCTTCTGTTACATCAGATTATGTACTGGTGGTTTCCTATTACGCAGGTAATGATTGTTTGGCTTTTTGGCGCCCTGGAGACCTCAACTGGACTAAAATTGACATTGAACCTAACAGTGCAGTCACAACTATGAATTATTATAAGGGTCAATTTTATTACTTGACATGGTGTGGCGAAGTGTGGGTTTTTGAAGTTGCAGGGCCTCGTTTGGTTATTGAGCTGGAGGATGATATATGGCGCCAAGACTCAGTTCAGTTCTATCTAGTGCACTATTACTTGTTATCCGGTTTGCCAATTATGAGTTTCCAGATGGTCCAAATGGTGGCTACAAGACGTTTAAATTTAAAGTCTATGAACTAG